A single Epinephelus fuscoguttatus linkage group LG13, E.fuscoguttatus.final_Chr_v1 DNA region contains:
- the evx2 gene encoding homeobox even-skipped homolog protein 2 yields the protein MMERIRKEMILMERGLHSPVAGKRLADTPGNSVLEALENSQHSGRLSPRITSASLHGNLGDIPTKGKFEIDSLFGTHHNSENTSSAEISSSESRKKMSLYSEVSPESDINSDVEVGCPAHRSPSQHKENNKGFSDSNSGSSNLSSNSLQNMNGNSSGGSNNSNSDQVRRYRTAFTREQIGRLEKEFYRENYVSRPRRCELAAALNLPETTIKVWFQNRRMKDKRQRLAMSWPHPADPSFYTYMMTHAAATGSLPYPFHSHMPLHYYPHVGVTAAAAAAAATGAASSPFATSIRPLDTFRALSHPYSRPELLCSFRHPGLYQSPAGLNSSAAASAAAAAAAAAAAVSAPSATGPCSCLSCHSSQAASALSSRSTSADFTCTASGQRSESGFLPYSAAVLSKTSVPSPDQREETSLNR from the exons ATGATGGAGAGGATAAGAAAAGAGATGATATTGATGGAGAGAGGTCTGCACAGTCCCGTCGCAGGGAAGAGGCTCGCAGACACGCCTGGAAATTCAGTGCTGGAGGCCCTGGAAAACTCTCAGCACAGCGGACGGCTAAGCCCGAGAATAACTTCGGCGTCTCTCCATGGAAATCTTGGGGACATCCCGACGAAAGGCAAATTTGAAATTGACAGTCTTTTCGGCACGCACCACAACAGTGAGAATACCTCGTCGGCGGAAATTTCCTCGTCAGAGAGCAGGAAGAAAATGAGCCTTTACTCCGAAGTTTCGCCAGAATCAGATATTAACAGTGATGTGGAGGTGGGATGCCCTGCGCATCGCTCCCCGAGCCAGCACAAGGAAAACAACAAGG gttTTTCAGACAGTAATTCTGGATCTTCCAACCTAAGCTCAAACTCCCTCCAGAATATGAACGGTAACTCATCGGGAGGATCAAACAATTCAAATAGCGACCAAGTGAGAAGATATCGGACTGCTTTCACCAGGGAACAAATCGGGAGGCTGGAAAAAGAGTTTTACAGGGAAAATTACGTGTCGAGACCGAGAAGATGTGAATTAGCCGCGGCGCTGAATCTGCCCGAGACTACCATTAAG GTGTGGTTCCAGAACAGGCGGATGAAGGATAAAAGGCAGCGTTTGGCGATGTCCTGGCCCCATCCAGCAGACCCCAGCTTCTACACTTACATGATGACGCACGCGGCAGCTACAGGAAGCCTACCTTACCCTTTCCACTCGCACATGCCTCTACACTACTACCCGCACGTCGGTGTCACCGCAGCAGCAGCGGCCGCCGCCGCCACCGGCGCCGCATCGTCACCTTTCGCCACCTCCATCCGGCCCCTCGATACCTTCCGAGCACTCTCCCACCCGTACTCGCGGCCGGAGCTTCTGTGCAGCTTCAGGCACCCGGGACTCTACCAGTCACCCGCAGGCCTGAACAGCTCGGCGGCGGCGTCAGCGGCAGCGGCGGCTGCGGCAGCGGCGGCGGCGGTGAGCGCGCCGTCAGCCACCGGGCCTTGTTCGTGTCTCAGCTGCCACAGCAGCCAGGCGGCGAGCGCGCTGAGCTCCAGGAGCACCAGCGCTGACTTTACCTGCACAGCTTCAGGGCAAAGATCCGAGAGTGGATTTCTGCCGTATTCTGCTGCTGTCCTCAGCAAAACCTCAGTCCCGTCACCAGACCAACGAGAAGAAACTTCACTGAACAGATAA